A single genomic interval of Oryzias latipes chromosome 3, ASM223467v1 harbors:
- the ddias gene encoding DNA damage-induced apoptosis suppressor protein, with translation MSIRRALLSCAVLSLQDSCVFYPCCKGCFSRIHAEKEDARRFRCSKCGYWCHKDQVDHRYRLSLSVARDGSIFGVTVFGNSLNRFFGIHANGLQRLVENLDGPLDQPTRSTLLLKAVKDCFIGQYFLFGLKFTETGNEPWCQRPPSDGFNRGDRAQFVASQMLPPTPGAPAGCTVVTYYQVLLQNASEPQCCNLRKRLPATAPLLITEPDPSSSENAPFSLSGLLSQSRLRLEDQDSTLTFTPPWEQSLGLVTSSAEQEEPCGAPDNKHVAARQTDDGTGPHLAQRVDVKNQKDEESFDRTSYFARHPSFSVRDDFENSFNANTWSTPPQPDIRNCSLSQNEFFIEQQHTEPCSPNSLAWEDCPFSESLDVFLCQESRDAIIGETGLDFKSNFPKQPEKTARETKGYPGESSASQTRGKCSFLLDVTKVSTLKGVNGSDFSDQVSEKCPNANKFKAIYSHECDDDDDDDQEAHLSFEKDSYNCSADLFSGSFMSRVDTDAPAVTVGTAADACMLVCAMDQSPMSKKLINVTNLSPLNKKQSSGKSRNSFNTRVPEDFDFVPPSQSTPVMKVKVLPPLWHPLRKGQDECTKENITQSFSSNRQTPERRLRKKELYSFLLGQRRRTPNLDSRKAVCDEEDGIIVPTPAAKSQLNAMPIGRRFIEKGSSCFTLKRSQEDRDDCKRTLLLTSPHSLVGQTGNSDEAVNEEAVDECHKNEMCDWSRDLFSDSI, from the exons ATGTCCATCAGACGGGCTCTTTTAAGCTGTGCTGTACTTTCACTACAAGACTCGTGTGTGTTTTACCCCTGTTGTAAAGGCTGTTTTTCAAGAATTCATGCTGAAAAAGAGGACGCGAGAAG ATTTCGGTGCTCTAAATGTGGTTATTGGTGTCACAAAGACCAAGTTGATCACAGATATCGCCTGTCGTTGAGTGTCGCTCGGGATGGAAGCATATTTGGTGTAACAGTGTTTGGAAACAGCCTTAACAGATTCTTTGGTATTCATGCAAATGGATTACAGAG GTTGGTTGAAAACCTGGATGGACCCCTTGATCAACCGACTAGATCAACATTGCTTTTGAAGGCAGTTAAAGACTGCTTCATTGGCCAGTACTTCCTCTTTGGTTTGAAG ttcacCGAAACAGGAAATGAACCTTGGTGCCAAAGGCCGCCCTCGGATGGCTTCAACAGGGGAGATAGAGCTCAGTTTGTTGCCAGTCAGATGCTCCCCCCCACACCTGGGGCTCCGGCAGGCTGCACCGTGGTCACTTATTATCAGGTTCTTCTTCAGAACGCCTCAGAACCTCAGTGTTGTAATCTTAGAAAAAGACTTCCAGCTACAGCTCCTCTGCTAATTACTGAACCTGATCCAAGTAGCAGCGAGAACGCCcctttctctctctctggtCTTCTCTCCCAGTCACGCCTAAG ATTAGAAGACCAAGACAGCACCCTCACATTCACCCCACCATGGGAGCAATCCCTTGGGCTCGTGACCTcgtcagcagagcaggaggaacCCTGTGGCGCTCCAGATAACAAACATGTGGCGGCCAGACAGACGGACGACGGCACAGGACCGCACCTTGCCCAGAGAGTCGATGTGAAGAACCAAAAAGATGAGGAGAGCTTTGATAGAACTTCTTACTTTGCTCGACATCCAAGCTTTTCTGTTCGAGATGATTTTGAAAACAGCTTCAATGCGAACACTTGGTCCACCCCCCCCCAGCCTGACATCAGAAATTGCAGCCTGTCCCAAAATGAGTTTTTCATAGAACAGCAGCACACAGAACCATGTTCTCCGAACTCATTAGCTTGGGAGGATTGTCCTTTTTCTGAGAGTcttgatgtgtttttatgtcAAGAAAGCAGAGATGCTATAATTGGTGAGACAGggttggattttaaaagcaactttCCAAAACAACCAGAAAAAACTGCTCGGGAGACAAAAGGTTATCCAGGAGAATCTTCTGCTTCTCAAACCAGAGGCAAATGCTCATTTTTACTGGATGTCACCAAAGTATCTACTTTAAAAGGAGTCAATGGATCCGATTTCTCTGATCAGGTGTCCGAAAAATGCCCAAACGCTAATAAATTCAAAGCTATTTATTCCCAtgagtgtgatgatgatgatgatgatgatcaagAAGCTCATTTATCTTTTGAAAAGGACAGCTACAACTGCTCAGCTGACCTGTTCAGTGGCTCATTTATGAGCAGAGTGGACACGGATGCACCTGCTGTTACCGTTGGAACAGCAGCAGATGCCTGCATGCTTGTTTGTGCGATGGACCAGTCCCCCATGAGTAAGAAACTCATAAATGTCACTAACTTATCACCTCTCAACAAGAAACAAAGTAGTGGGAAATCAAGAAACAGTTTCAATACTCGAGTACCAGAAGATTTTGACTTTGTTCCTCCTTCTCAGTCAACTCCTGTCATGAAAGTAAAAGTGCTGCCGCCACTTTGGCACCCTCTCAGGAAAGGACAAGATGAGTGCACAAAGGAAAACATCACACAGAGCTTTTCATCCAACAGACAAACCCCAGAAAGAAGGCtgagaaaaaaagagctttaCTCCTTTCTGCTTGGACAGCGGAGAAGAACTCCAAACCTGGACTCAAGAAAGGCTGTTTGTGATGAAGAGGATGGAATTATTGTCCCCACTCCTGCTGCTAAGTCACAGCTAAATGCGATGCCAATAGGAAGACGGTTTATTGAAAAAGGAAGCagttgttttactttgaaaaggtCTCAGGAAGACAGAGATGATTGTAAAAGAACTCTCTTATTAACATCTCCTCATAGTCTTGTGGGACAAACGGGAAACTCTGACGAGGCTGTTAATGAGGAGGCGGTTGATGAATGTCACAAGAACGAGATGTGCGATTGGTCTCGAGATTTGTTCTCTGATTCAATCTGA
- the LOC110013471 gene encoding zinc finger protein MSN2 yields the protein MEVAPCAPRVGLHAASVLKHLNLQREQAQFCDCVLKQKQSPGHLYPAHRCLLAASSPVLASIVSSAGVLVELQDQCLSDSVLAHLLDYIYTGVLPDSHKQEQYSMLLTAAGYLQMNELQEALTAAWKKAEGNVASDGGFWHREKINRCKDSKNTPMEVLRICSDHQPSAPTVSLRGPKETSTRNYVEMFNDCSQKSDIKSKDLPQNISCNGGIKSEVFKRTPDKDLLKTSDKWISSSVSHPCYGAVPVICHSSRADVLHLADSPSSPYFPVTSSKVPVSHSTSARSEGCVNGKHRDHDGAQKQQNIHNEKNIRRTNPLVADQDFNNTVAKDQAVGGFSTNTGSDDLHNHSDLLQLNPKFHRDYLASVKTVLKQGIKHKTDEDFGDFPSKHQHLDIHDNDEVSLTTATEEQSHWNSSARHPRKDSDVESKSCLEMEVRNEHCYSSRCLTERDTKEGSYDPYGCNSETATGNQKTRNDIISRHDYDSNRNLKAVEIRRHSLDVCPVVSTTGLDSDNPSEQEKGSASQTVHLTRPEEKGSEFCQSNQRYLFYSRPQEEMDVLPKTCGFTCDFTCDHSDQSDDVSDGYEADVLYISGQNSLKQHFDAENSQQDFLLDTNTKPGKVLEMNGKGMKDAASSVSDHKDQSNEALSTGGAKLKLIHKCSNFQNESFESLTKDQSSNESQTPQGDNMTEVSKLNEDENISSRLVSTCSSLIVPSCVQTSVPPTLTACVSSSLSASTPAEKPASALSPAHHLFQCSLCDRSFSQRGSLNRHVRSHLGVRPFSCPFCPMTFSRQYRVTEHMRVHQRCALGTDFQKNR from the exons ATGGAG GTGGCACCCTGTGCACCACGTGTTGGCCTCCATGCAGCATCAGTGCTGAAACATCTGAATCTTCAGAGAGAACAGGCTCAGTTTTGTGATTGTGTgctcaaacagaaacaaagccCAGGTCACCTTTACCCAGCACACAG GTGTCTTCTAGCAGCCTCGAGTCCAGTATTAGCATCTATAGTGTCCTCTGCTGGTGTCCTGGTGGAACTGCAAGATCAGTGTCTATCAGATTCTGTACTGGCTCATCTTCTTGATTACATTTACACTGGAGTTTTGCCAGACTCTCACAAGCAAGAGCAGTACTCCATGCTGCTCACTGCTGCCGGCTATCTGCAGATGAATGAACTGCAGGAGGCTCTAACAGCAGCTTGGAAAAAGGCTGAAGGGAATGTTGCGAGCGATGGAGGTTTTTGGCACAGAGAGAAAATAAATCGATGCAAAGATAGTAAAAACACTCCAATGGAAGTTCTGAGGATTTGCAGTGATCATCAACCATCAGCCCCCACTGTATCTCTTAGAGGACCCAAAGAAACAAGTACCCGCAACTATGTGGAGATGTTTAATGATTGCAGCCAAAAAAGTGACATAAAATCAAAGGATTTACCACAAAATATCTCTTGCAATGGCGGAATTAAATCAGAGGTCTTTAAGAGGACCCCAGATAAAGACTTGCTGAAAACCTCTGATAAGTGGATCAGTTCTTCAGTGTCACATCCTTGCTATGGTGCAGTTCCTGTCATCTGCCACAGCAGCAGAGCGGATGTTCTCCACCTGGCCGATTCACCTTCATCTCCTTACTTCCCAGTAACCAGCAGCAAAGTGCCTGTCTCACACTCAACTAGTGCACGCTCAGAAGGATGCGTTAATGGTAAACATCGAGATCACGATGGAGcacagaagcagcagaacatACACAATGAAAAGAACATCAGAAGAACCAACCCTCTTGTTGCTGATCAGGATTTCAACAACACTGTTGCGAAAGATCAGGCAGTGGGAGGTTTTTCAACCAATACAGGCAGTGATGATCTTCACAATCATTCTGATTTACTGCAGCTCAACCCAAAATTTCACAGGGACTATTTGGCTTCAGTAAAGACAGTTTTGAAACAAGGAATAAAGCACAAAACTGATGAGGATTTTGGCGATTTCCCTTCCAAACATCAACATTTAGACATCCATGACAATGATGAAGTCTCTTTGACAACTGCAACAGAAGAGCAGTCACATTGGAACAGTTCAGCTCGGCACCCAAGAAAGGATTCAGATGTCGAAAGTAAGTCTTGTCTTGAGATGGAAGTACGAAATGAGCACTGTTACTCCAGCAGGTGTCTCACAGAGAGGGATACAAAGGAAGGCAGTTATGATCCATATGGTTGTAACTCAGAAACAGCTACTGGAAATCAAAAAACCAGAAATGACATAATTTCTAGACATGATTATGACTCCAACAGGAACCTTAAAGCTGTGGAAATCAGGAGACACAGTCTGGATGTGTGTCCAGTGGTTTCCACCACCGGGTTGGACTCGGATAATCCCTCCGAGCAGGAAAAAGGATCTGCCTCTCAGACTGTACACTTAACTAGACCAGAAGAAAAGGGATCTGAATTTTGTCAGTCTAATCAGAggtatttgttttattctcGCCCACAAGAAGAAATGGATGTACTTCCCAAAACCTGTGGTTTTACATGTGATTTTACATGTGACCACTCGGATCAGTCAGATGACGTGAGTGATGGGTATGAGGCTGATGTTCTTTACATTTCAGGTCAGAATTCCTTGAAGCAGCACTTTGATGCAGAGAATTCTCAGCAGGATTTTTTATTGGATACAAATACAAAACCTGGTAAGGTTCTGGAGATGAATGGAAAAGGAATGAAGGATGCTGCTTCCAGTGTGAGTGACCACAAAGATCAAAGCAATGAAGCATTATCAACTGGAGGGGCTAAACTGAAACTCATCCACAAATGCTCCAACTTTCAGAATGAAAGCTTTGAATCTTTGACTAAAGATCAAAGCAGCAATGAGTCTCAGACACCTCAAGGAGATAACATGACGGAGGTTTCCAAACTTAATGAGGACGAGAATATCAGCTCAAGGCTGGTGTCGACCTGTTCAAGTCTGATTGTGCCCAGCTGTGTTCAAACCTCCGTTCCACCAACCCTGACTGCATGTGTATCTTCCAGCTTGTCAGCAAGCACGCCAGCTGAGAAGCCAGCCAGTGCCTTGTCTCCCGCTCACCACCTTTTTCAGTGCTCCCTCTGTGATCGCTCCTTCAGCCAGCGAGGCTCTCTAAATCGACACGTACGGAGCCACCTGGGTGTGCGGCCCTTTTCATGCCCTTTCTGCCCCATGACTTTCTCCCGTCAGTACCGTGTCACGGAGCACATGCGTGTTCACCAACGCTGTGCACTTGGGACTGACTTTCAGAAAAACAGATAA